One Yoonia sp. BS5-3 genomic window carries:
- a CDS encoding dihydroneopterin aldolase, with protein MTDDIRLAFAHPSERAEASSTTPCDRISLRDYVVEVEIGAFQQERGTLQRVRFNVVVEVLPLTGPIDDDVDRILSYDKVTEAIGFELEAERLNLLETLAARVAERILLEPQAERVFVRIEKLDRGPFALGVEIVRARDGVDLAGQDHVPAPHPRLVFLSNAAIDAPYLSGWIDQLSARDAPLIICVGPADQPAPQAGNALTQRRIDLLAIEQNAWTLAARDRRCTVVGTRTELDWAMKNDQICIWAPSKIVLDAVDGPAAGPQDGAALAAWFAGQMMAKEMLVIGAEISQAALPGGLSLRRADITDPILP; from the coding sequence ATGACAGACGACATTCGCCTTGCTTTTGCGCATCCCAGCGAACGGGCTGAGGCCAGCAGCACAACACCATGCGACCGCATTTCGCTGCGCGACTATGTGGTTGAGGTTGAAATCGGCGCTTTCCAACAAGAGCGCGGCACATTGCAGCGTGTCCGGTTCAATGTCGTGGTTGAGGTGCTGCCGCTGACCGGCCCGATCGACGATGATGTCGACCGCATCCTGTCTTATGACAAAGTGACCGAAGCCATCGGGTTTGAGCTTGAAGCCGAGCGTCTGAACCTGCTTGAAACCTTGGCCGCCCGCGTCGCCGAGCGTATCTTGCTGGAACCGCAGGCCGAAAGGGTCTTTGTCCGCATTGAAAAGCTGGATCGTGGTCCCTTTGCGCTTGGCGTGGAAATTGTCCGCGCGCGTGATGGCGTGGATCTGGCAGGCCAAGATCATGTGCCCGCACCGCATCCGCGTTTGGTGTTTTTGTCCAATGCGGCAATTGATGCGCCGTACTTAAGTGGCTGGATCGATCAGCTTTCCGCCCGCGATGCACCGCTGATCATTTGTGTCGGCCCTGCCGATCAGCCCGCGCCGCAAGCCGGGAACGCCTTGACCCAAAGGCGCATTGATTTGTTAGCCATCGAACAGAACGCCTGGACACTGGCGGCCCGCGACAGGCGCTGCACGGTCGTTGGCACCCGGACCGAGCTGGATTGGGCCATGAAAAACGACCAGATTTGCATCTGGGCCCCGTCCAAGATCGTGCTTGATGCTGTCGATGGCCCTGCCGCCGGCCCGCAGGATGGTGCTGCTTTGGCCGCTTGGTTTGCTGGTCAGATGATGGCCAAAGAAATGCTGGTGATCGGTGCCGAGATATCTCAGGCCGCCCTGCCTGGGGGGTTGTCCCTGCGCCGCGCCGATATCACCGACCCGATATTGCCATGA
- the xylA gene encoding xylose isomerase — MTDFFNGIPTIAYEGPEAAHDFAFRHYDPDAVIMGKPMKDHLRFACAYWHSFAWPGGDPFGGPTFVRPWFDDTMDAAKMKADVALEMFQILGVPYFCFHDADVRPEGASFSESIDNLAQITDYFAEKMDQSGVKLLWGTANLFSHRRYMAGAATNPDPDVFAYAAATIKACMDATIKLGGENYVLWGGREGYETLLNTDMGRERQQAGRMLQMVVDYKHKMGFEGTILIEPKPQEPTKHQYDYDVATVYGFLKDFGLEDEVKVNIEQGHAILAGHSFEHELALARELGIFGSIDMNRNDYQSGWDTDQFPNNVPEMALAYYEVLRAGGFTTGGTNFDAKLRRQSLDPEDLIIAHVGGMDACAAGLKAAAAMFEDGKLEAARDARYAGWNTAAGQDLLHRSSLEDCYAKVTEQAIEPEPRSGRQERLENLVNRYL; from the coding sequence ATGACTGATTTCTTCAATGGAATCCCAACGATCGCCTATGAGGGGCCAGAGGCGGCACATGATTTTGCCTTTCGCCATTACGACCCGGATGCTGTTATCATGGGCAAGCCCATGAAGGATCATCTGCGCTTTGCCTGCGCCTATTGGCACTCTTTCGCTTGGCCGGGCGGTGACCCTTTTGGCGGTCCAACCTTCGTACGCCCTTGGTTTGATGACACAATGGACGCGGCCAAGATGAAGGCCGATGTCGCCCTTGAGATGTTCCAGATCCTGGGTGTGCCCTATTTCTGCTTTCACGATGCAGATGTCCGGCCAGAGGGGGCATCATTTTCAGAGAGCATTGATAACCTTGCGCAAATCACTGATTACTTTGCGGAAAAGATGGATCAGAGCGGCGTCAAGCTGCTTTGGGGAACGGCCAATCTGTTTTCCCATCGTCGCTATATGGCCGGGGCTGCGACGAACCCGGACCCGGATGTCTTTGCCTATGCTGCCGCCACGATCAAGGCGTGCATGGATGCCACGATCAAGCTGGGTGGCGAGAATTACGTGCTTTGGGGCGGGCGCGAAGGGTATGAGACGTTGCTGAACACCGATATGGGCCGCGAGCGACAGCAGGCGGGCCGTATGTTGCAGATGGTCGTCGATTATAAGCACAAGATGGGCTTTGAAGGGACGATCCTGATTGAGCCCAAACCCCAAGAGCCGACAAAACATCAATATGATTATGACGTCGCCACTGTTTACGGGTTCTTGAAGGATTTTGGCCTTGAGGATGAGGTCAAGGTAAACATCGAACAGGGCCATGCCATTTTGGCTGGCCATTCCTTTGAGCATGAACTGGCCTTGGCCCGCGAGCTGGGCATTTTTGGCTCAATCGATATGAACCGGAATGACTATCAATCCGGCTGGGATACCGACCAGTTTCCTAATAATGTGCCCGAGATGGCATTGGCCTATTACGAGGTTCTGCGCGCGGGCGGCTTCACCACCGGCGGCACCAATTTCGACGCGAAGTTACGCCGACAAAGTCTTGATCCGGAAGATTTAATTATTGCTCATGTTGGCGGCATGGATGCTTGCGCCGCCGGTCTGAAGGCTGCCGCGGCAATGTTTGAGGATGGCAAGCTAGAGGCCGCGCGCGATGCCCGCTATGCCGGTTGGAACACGGCCGCGGGCCAAGATTTGCTACATCGCAGCAGTCTTGAGGATTGTTATGCAAAAGTGACCGAACAAGCGATTGAACCAGAGCCACGCTCGGGGCGGCAGGAACGGCTGGAAAATCTGGTGAACCGCTACCTGTAA
- the glmM gene encoding phosphoglucosamine mutase codes for MTRKFFGTDGVRGKANTYPMTADMALKIGAAAGRYFRNDGSNGHRVVIGKDTRLSGYMFEGALTAGLTSTGMNVLMLGPVPTPAVGLLTTSMRADVGIMISASHNPYHDNGIKFFGPDGFKLSDEAEFEIEALINSDIEPAQAQNIGRAKHIHDGRFRYAERVKSTFPTGMRLNGLKVVVDCANGAAHRVAPEVLWELGATVIPVGVSPDGLNINDGCGSTDTSAAAAAILREGADVGICLDGDADRVMILDETGTVADGDQLMALMAGRWADQDRLKGGALAATVMSNLGLERYLEGRGLRLERTAVGDRYVVEAMRAKGLNLGGEQSGHIVMTDYATTGDGLLAGLQFLAAMIETGQPASALTKTFETVPQLLKNVRYAAGQDPLNAEGVKACITAAEGKLQGLGRLLIRKSGTEPLIRVMAECEDSDLLVQVVDDIVQEVEAAI; via the coding sequence ATGACACGTAAGTTCTTTGGTACCGATGGGGTGCGCGGCAAGGCCAATACCTATCCGATGACCGCCGACATGGCCTTGAAAATTGGGGCCGCGGCAGGGCGCTATTTCCGAAATGACGGATCAAACGGGCACCGGGTTGTGATTGGCAAGGACACGCGCCTGTCCGGCTATATGTTTGAGGGGGCGTTGACCGCCGGGTTGACTAGCACAGGCATGAACGTGCTGATGCTTGGGCCGGTGCCAACCCCCGCTGTTGGTTTGCTGACCACATCGATGCGCGCCGATGTCGGGATCATGATTTCGGCCAGCCACAATCCTTATCATGACAATGGGATCAAATTCTTCGGTCCCGATGGCTTCAAACTGTCCGATGAGGCCGAGTTCGAGATCGAGGCCCTCATCAATAGCGACATTGAACCGGCCCAAGCGCAGAATATCGGGCGGGCCAAGCATATCCATGATGGCCGCTTTCGCTATGCAGAACGTGTCAAATCAACCTTTCCTACGGGCATGCGCCTGAATGGGCTAAAGGTTGTCGTGGATTGTGCCAATGGGGCTGCACACCGTGTCGCCCCCGAGGTGCTTTGGGAGCTCGGTGCAACCGTGATCCCCGTGGGCGTCAGCCCTGATGGTCTGAATATAAACGATGGTTGCGGCTCGACCGACACATCTGCCGCAGCGGCGGCAATCCTGCGTGAAGGGGCTGATGTTGGCATCTGCCTTGATGGCGATGCGGACCGGGTGATGATCCTGGATGAGACAGGCACGGTTGCTGATGGTGATCAGCTGATGGCACTGATGGCCGGGCGTTGGGCTGACCAAGATCGGCTGAAAGGCGGCGCCCTGGCCGCCACCGTGATGTCAAATCTGGGGCTTGAGCGCTATTTGGAAGGGCGCGGTTTGCGGCTGGAACGCACAGCCGTTGGGGACCGGTACGTGGTTGAGGCGATGCGCGCCAAGGGCCTTAATCTGGGCGGAGAGCAATCTGGTCATATCGTGATGACTGATTATGCGACAACGGGCGACGGCTTGCTGGCCGGGCTGCAATTTCTTGCTGCAATGATCGAAACCGGCCAGCCGGCCAGCGCACTGACAAAGACATTTGAAACCGTGCCGCAATTGCTGAAGAATGTGCGCTACGCGGCGGGGCAGGACCCCTTGAATGCAGAGGGCGTCAAAGCATGCATCACCGCAGCCGAGGGCAAATTGCAGGGCCTGGGGCGTTTGCTTATTCGCAAATCAGGGACCGAGCCGCTGATCCGCGTGATGGCCGAGTGCGAGGATAGCGATCTGCTGGTGCAGGTCGTTGATGATATCGTGCAAGAGGTTGAAGCGGCCATATAG
- a CDS encoding DUF4147 domain-containing protein produces MDDMHAEARRIFDAGLRAADPYAAVAGHLGNVVRPTQIIAVGKAARLMAKAALDHFGAIPCLVVTNYENADPLDGAAVFAAGHPVPDENGAEAAHAVIAALQAAEGPVLALISGGGSALLPAPVPGLSLQDKAAVNALLLGAGLDIRAMNLVRQQLSTLKGGGFLRHAAPQPVTALILSDVIGDDLSAIASGPTAPPIGIAADAITVLKGAGLWAQLPEPVRKHLSAASPADPPPHAVNHLVGSNRKSVAAMAKAAGAAHVLPAPIEGDVAEAARIICDQAGPGITVWGGETTVVLRGDGRGGRNQELALRIAQEARARGWSKWVCLQGGSDGRDGPTDAAGGLVDGQVLDKITNVDALLANNDSYHALEQAGALLKTGATGTNVADLGVMIRL; encoded by the coding sequence ATGGATGATATGCATGCTGAGGCACGCCGCATTTTTGATGCAGGGCTGCGCGCTGCTGATCCTTATGCGGCGGTGGCGGGGCATCTCGGTAACGTCGTGCGTCCCACCCAGATCATTGCTGTGGGCAAGGCTGCCCGCTTGATGGCCAAGGCCGCGCTGGATCATTTTGGTGCGATCCCCTGTCTGGTTGTGACCAATTACGAAAATGCCGATCCGCTGGACGGCGCGGCCGTCTTTGCTGCTGGTCATCCGGTGCCCGATGAAAATGGGGCCGAGGCCGCGCACGCCGTCATCGCAGCGCTGCAGGCCGCTGAGGGGCCGGTGCTGGCCCTGATTTCGGGCGGCGGCTCGGCGCTGCTGCCTGCGCCTGTGCCCGGCCTTAGCTTGCAGGATAAAGCTGCGGTGAATGCGCTATTGCTTGGGGCGGGGTTGGATATTCGGGCAATGAACCTGGTCCGCCAACAGCTTTCGACCTTAAAGGGCGGCGGGTTTCTGCGCCATGCGGCGCCTCAGCCGGTGACGGCGCTTATTTTGTCGGATGTCATCGGGGATGATTTGTCAGCGATTGCCAGCGGCCCAACGGCGCCGCCAATTGGCATTGCGGCCGACGCGATCACTGTGCTGAAAGGGGCGGGGCTGTGGGCGCAGTTGCCCGAGCCTGTCCGCAAGCATCTTAGCGCTGCGTCCCCTGCGGACCCGCCCCCGCATGCCGTCAATCATTTGGTTGGCTCTAATCGCAAAAGTGTTGCTGCCATGGCCAAAGCTGCGGGCGCGGCCCATGTCCTGCCTGCGCCGATTGAGGGGGATGTGGCTGAGGCCGCCCGTATCATCTGCGATCAAGCTGGCCCCGGGATCACCGTTTGGGGCGGCGAGACGACTGTCGTTTTGCGCGGGGATGGGCGCGGCGGGCGCAATCAGGAATTGGCGCTGCGTATCGCACAAGAGGCCCGCGCCCGCGGCTGGTCAAAATGGGTCTGTCTGCAGGGCGGCAGTGACGGGCGTGACGGGCCAACGGATGCTGCAGGCGGTTTGGTTGATGGGCAGGTGCTTGATAAAATTACGAATGTTGACGCGCTGCTGGCCAATAATGATAGCTATCACGCCCTAGAGCAGGCGGGCGCATTGCTGAAAACCGGGGCGACCGGCACCAATGTCGCCGATCTGGGCGTTATGATCCGGCTTTAA
- a CDS encoding DMT family transporter: MTSQPTVKNWLSIGARGVIWGATFMVVSIALTGYGPLTVACARTTLGAAALLALMWLMRRPLPDFTPRMCRYLLLIGLLNTALPFALLSWGQQFVPSAFAGISMAALPLFVLPLAHLFTDEKLTQRNLAGVCLGFVGAVILIGPGVLRLGTGTAPWGQLACLAAALSYAVSSIMTRRCPPIDPITMSALLLLVGSAALIPAMLWIEGIPHLADTRATTAIIALGLLPTALAALIRVVTIRTAGSVFMTLVNYQVPVWSMLFGAWILQEMLPLRFFAALALILLGLAISQWSSLVRLFRPE; the protein is encoded by the coding sequence ATGACATCCCAACCGACCGTGAAAAACTGGCTGTCCATCGGCGCGCGTGGCGTCATATGGGGCGCGACGTTTATGGTCGTCTCTATCGCGCTTACGGGGTACGGCCCGTTGACCGTGGCTTGCGCCCGCACAACGCTGGGCGCGGCGGCACTGCTTGCTTTGATGTGGTTGATGCGGCGCCCGTTGCCCGACTTCACCCCGCGCATGTGCAGATATCTGCTGTTGATCGGCCTTTTGAACACCGCACTGCCCTTTGCGCTGCTCAGTTGGGGGCAGCAATTTGTGCCATCGGCCTTTGCGGGCATTTCCATGGCCGCCTTGCCCCTGTTCGTGTTGCCTTTGGCGCATCTGTTCACAGATGAAAAGCTGACCCAGCGCAATCTGGCTGGCGTTTGCCTTGGCTTTGTTGGTGCGGTCATCCTGATTGGTCCGGGTGTGCTGCGTCTGGGCACGGGGACAGCGCCATGGGGCCAACTGGCCTGCCTGGCCGCTGCGCTGTCTTATGCGGTATCCAGCATCATGACCCGGCGTTGCCCGCCTATCGACCCGATCACCATGTCTGCACTGCTATTGCTCGTGGGGAGCGCCGCCCTGATCCCGGCCATGCTATGGATCGAAGGCATCCCGCATCTGGCGGATACACGCGCAACCACGGCCATCATTGCGCTTGGACTGCTGCCGACGGCGCTTGCCGCGCTGATCCGCGTCGTAACGATCCGCACGGCGGGTTCGGTTTTCATGACATTGGTGAACTACCAGGTGCCGGTCTGGTCGATGCTTTTTGGTGCCTGGATTTTACAAGAAATGCTGCCGCTGCGGTTCTTTGCGGCCCTTGCATTGATCCTTTTGGGTCTTGCGATCAGCCAATGGTCCAGCCTCGTGCGTCTGTTCCGGCCGGAATGA
- the xylB gene encoding xylulokinase yields MYIGLDLGTSGLKAVLIDEAQTLRAEAAVSLTVSRPKPGWSEQDPQSWLDAADVVLRDLAGQVPLDAVRAIGLSGQMHGATLLNAYDAVLRPCILWNDTRAADAAAEMDADPRFRALTGNIVFPGFTAPKLSWVAQHEPQIFAKVARVLLPKDYLRLWLTGEAVAEMSDAAGTSWLDVAKRNWADDLLAATGLSRDHMPRLVEGTAVSGQLRDALAQRWGLPKGVVVAGGGGDNAASAVGVGVVSAGDAFVSLGTSGVLFAASDAYRPDPASAVHTFCHALPGTWHQMGVILAAADALNWYARLVGQPAASLTASLGDLQAPSRALFLPYLGGERTPHNDSQIRGAFLHLDHAADQAAATRAVLEGVTHAIRDCHDALAATGTQISRLIAVGGGSKSDYWLKALATSLDMPIDLPVAGDFGGAFGAARLGLMAATGAGPEIAGPPAIARTITPDRALTDAFADAHARYRAGYAALKGLS; encoded by the coding sequence ATGTATATCGGTCTGGATTTGGGCACGTCTGGTCTGAAGGCTGTGTTGATTGATGAGGCGCAAACCCTGCGGGCCGAGGCAGCGGTTTCGTTGACAGTCAGCCGTCCCAAACCCGGCTGGTCTGAGCAGGACCCGCAGAGCTGGCTGGATGCTGCTGATGTTGTGCTGCGGGACTTGGCGGGGCAGGTGCCGCTTGATGCGGTGCGGGCCATTGGCCTGTCTGGCCAGATGCATGGCGCGACGCTTTTGAACGCTTATGACGCTGTGTTGCGCCCCTGTATCTTATGGAATGATACGCGGGCCGCTGATGCGGCGGCTGAAATGGACGCCGATCCCCGTTTTCGTGCCCTGACTGGCAATATCGTCTTTCCCGGCTTCACCGCGCCCAAGCTCAGCTGGGTGGCCCAGCATGAGCCGCAGATATTTGCCAAAGTGGCGCGGGTTCTTTTGCCTAAGGATTATCTGCGCCTATGGCTGACCGGTGAGGCTGTGGCCGAGATGTCGGATGCCGCTGGAACATCTTGGTTGGATGTGGCCAAGCGCAATTGGGCTGATGATTTGCTGGCCGCCACAGGGCTGTCCCGCGATCATATGCCCCGTTTGGTGGAAGGCACGGCGGTTTCCGGCCAGCTGCGCGATGCATTGGCGCAGCGCTGGGGGCTGCCCAAGGGTGTGGTTGTCGCGGGCGGCGGCGGTGACAATGCGGCAAGTGCCGTTGGGGTCGGCGTTGTCTCTGCGGGTGATGCGTTTGTGTCGCTGGGCACGTCGGGCGTCTTATTCGCGGCCTCGGATGCCTACCGACCTGACCCGGCTAGTGCCGTGCATACATTTTGTCACGCATTGCCGGGGACTTGGCATCAGATGGGTGTGATCCTGGCGGCGGCAGATGCGCTGAACTGGTATGCCCGTCTTGTGGGCCAACCAGCGGCCAGCCTGACCGCATCTTTGGGCGATTTGCAGGCCCCTTCACGGGCTTTGTTCTTGCCCTATCTCGGCGGCGAGCGGACCCCGCATAATGACAGCCAGATACGCGGCGCTTTCCTGCATCTGGATCATGCCGCCGATCAGGCCGCAGCGACCCGCGCCGTGTTGGAAGGGGTGACCCATGCGATCCGCGATTGCCATGATGCGCTTGCGGCGACGGGCACGCAGATCAGCCGTCTGATTGCGGTCGGTGGTGGGTCGAAATCGGATTACTGGCTCAAGGCTTTGGCCACATCGCTGGATATGCCGATTGATCTGCCCGTTGCCGGTGATTTCGGTGGTGCGTTTGGTGCCGCCAGGCTGGGCCTGATGGCCGCAACCGGTGCCGGGCCCGAGATCGCGGGCCCGCCCGCCATTGCCCGAACGATCACGCCAGACCGGGCGCTGACCGACGCGTTTGCCGATGCGCACGCGCGCTACCGCGCCGGTTATGCTGCATTGAAAGGACTGTCATGA
- a CDS encoding tRNA-dihydrouridine synthase — MQKELSTEFTGLKFVNPFVLASAPPTESKRKILKAFEAGWGGVVTKTIGLHPVENVAGPKTIFQRTSEEKPYVSRNKRADTVSHSSWNWELISDQPLELWLPDLEEIKTTYPDRMLIASIMAGAGSEEEMDNWRKLATACVGVGCDALELNLSCPHMDRKDMGANVANDEDIIRSILQAVTSVVDVPIWVKLTPSTSTLVSAAAAAYEAGASCISLCNTFPSLPLMDPETMKFEVEVDGLVTSGGLGGLAILHQALQRVSDISRAFPDKSISGIGGIKGFREAFNFIVHGAGNLQICTAAMEEKGSGGVGVKLIQELTEDLSEYLQRKGYASIEEFRGAARERIVEHSQVRRKSDDYNGGYAKSA, encoded by the coding sequence ATGCAAAAAGAGCTTTCGACTGAGTTTACCGGTCTTAAATTTGTGAACCCCTTCGTGCTGGCCTCTGCGCCGCCGACGGAAAGCAAACGTAAAATCCTCAAGGCGTTTGAGGCCGGTTGGGGCGGTGTCGTCACCAAGACCATCGGCTTGCACCCGGTCGAAAACGTCGCCGGTCCCAAAACGATCTTTCAGCGCACCAGCGAAGAAAAGCCCTATGTCTCGCGCAATAAACGGGCCGATACGGTATCGCATTCCTCCTGGAATTGGGAGCTGATCTCAGACCAACCGCTCGAACTTTGGTTGCCAGACCTGGAAGAGATCAAAACCACCTACCCGGACCGTATGCTGATCGCCTCGATCATGGCCGGTGCGGGCAGCGAGGAAGAGATGGACAATTGGCGCAAATTGGCCACCGCCTGCGTTGGGGTCGGCTGCGACGCGCTGGAACTGAACCTGTCCTGCCCGCATATGGACCGCAAGGATATGGGCGCGAATGTCGCCAACGATGAGGATATCATCAGATCCATCCTGCAGGCGGTGACATCCGTTGTTGATGTACCGATTTGGGTCAAGCTGACGCCCTCAACCTCAACGCTGGTGAGCGCCGCTGCCGCCGCCTATGAGGCGGGCGCCTCATGTATATCGCTGTGCAACACCTTCCCGTCCCTGCCCCTTATGGACCCCGAAACCATGAAGTTCGAAGTCGAGGTCGACGGGCTCGTCACCTCTGGCGGGCTTGGAGGTTTGGCGATCCTGCATCAGGCCTTGCAACGGGTTTCGGACATCTCGCGGGCCTTCCCGGACAAATCGATCTCGGGCATTGGCGGCATCAAGGGCTTCCGCGAGGCGTTCAACTTCATCGTGCATGGGGCTGGAAACCTGCAAATCTGCACCGCCGCAATGGAGGAAAAAGGCAGCGGCGGCGTTGGTGTCAAGCTGATCCAGGAACTGACAGAAGACCTAAGCGAGTATCTACAGCGCAAGGGCTATGCCTCGATCGAGGAATTCCGCGGCGCGGCGCGCGAACGGATTGTCGAACACTCTCAGGTCCGCCGCAAAAGCGACGATTATAACGGTGGATATGCCAAATCGGCATAA
- a CDS encoding cell wall hydrolase: MTIIRAFFAASFAALLSLTASTSVADELLASRLAAILGQEREALSIVPDARLSVLTSLPSAQSRGIETQTGMVYDRNYLASLPAADGGDQWECLTQALYFEARGETVRGMFAVGEVILNRVDSSAYPDTLCTVINQGTGRRYACQFTYTCDGKAEVINEPRAWERVGKVARLLMDGTPRALTGGATHYHTKAVNPSWAQRFPRTASIGSHYFYRQPIRTASQ; this comes from the coding sequence ATGACGATTATTCGGGCGTTTTTCGCCGCATCATTTGCGGCGTTGCTGTCGCTTACGGCCTCAACATCCGTTGCGGATGAATTGCTGGCCAGCCGTTTGGCCGCAATATTAGGGCAAGAGCGCGAGGCGCTGTCGATTGTCCCCGACGCCCGTTTATCCGTGCTGACGTCTTTGCCATCCGCGCAATCGCGCGGGATCGAGACGCAGACCGGGATGGTTTATGACCGCAACTATCTTGCCAGCCTGCCAGCTGCTGATGGGGGTGACCAATGGGAATGCCTGACCCAGGCGCTGTATTTCGAGGCACGGGGCGAGACCGTCCGCGGTATGTTTGCGGTGGGCGAGGTGATCTTGAACCGTGTGGATAGCAGCGCCTATCCTGACACCCTTTGCACCGTGATCAATCAGGGTACGGGGCGCCGTTACGCCTGCCAATTCACCTATACATGTGATGGCAAAGCCGAGGTTATCAACGAACCCCGCGCGTGGGAGCGTGTCGGCAAAGTTGCCCGTCTGCTGATGGACGGCACCCCCCGTGCTTTGACCGGAGGCGCGACCCATTATCATACCAAGGCTGTCAACCCATCTTGGGCGCAGCGTTTCCCGCGCACGGCGTCGATTGGATCGCATTACTTTTATCGCCAGCCGATCCGCACAGCTTCGCAGTAA
- the folP gene encoding dihydropteroate synthase, with the protein MTHYYRPLLRFGDRPKAALTIGAQACWFDQVEVLDRNAAPQIVPATDIPPEALDRLTRPRAPIAGCDLSRPLIMGILNVTPDSFSDGGQFDRLDAAVEHAAQMQADGADLIDIGGESTRPGAAPVPVEDEIARTAPVIAAIRAQNPVPISIDTRKGAVAAPAIENGADLINDVAAFTFDPGLAALTAQSGLPVCLMHAQGDPETMQDNPQYADVVLDVYDFLAERIAVAEAAGIARDKIIVDPGIGFGKTIAHNLALLRGIAVFHALGCPILLGASRKRFIGTIGGGTDATDRVSGSVAVALHAARQGVQFLRVHDTFATKQALDLEWAIGAAEQYDT; encoded by the coding sequence ATGACGCATTACTATCGCCCTTTGCTGCGCTTTGGTGATCGGCCCAAGGCGGCGCTGACCATTGGGGCGCAAGCCTGCTGGTTTGATCAGGTTGAGGTGCTTGACCGCAATGCTGCACCGCAAATTGTGCCCGCAACGGATATCCCGCCAGAGGCGCTCGACCGTTTGACCCGCCCGCGCGCACCTATTGCGGGCTGCGATCTTAGTCGTCCGTTGATTATGGGTATTTTGAATGTCACCCCCGATAGTTTCTCGGATGGGGGGCAGTTTGATCGCCTTGATGCGGCTGTGGAGCACGCCGCGCAGATGCAGGCGGATGGCGCTGATCTGATTGATATCGGCGGGGAAAGCACCCGGCCCGGCGCCGCTCCTGTACCGGTTGAGGATGAAATCGCCCGCACGGCCCCCGTTATCGCGGCCATTCGGGCTCAAAACCCGGTGCCGATCTCAATTGACACCCGCAAAGGGGCCGTTGCAGCGCCGGCTATCGAAAATGGGGCTGATCTGATCAATGATGTGGCGGCGTTTACCTTTGATCCGGGGCTGGCGGCGCTGACGGCACAATCGGGATTACCGGTCTGTTTGATGCATGCTCAGGGGGATCCCGAAACCATGCAGGATAATCCGCAATATGCGGATGTGGTGCTGGATGTGTATGATTTTCTGGCAGAGCGGATCGCGGTGGCCGAGGCTGCGGGGATTGCCCGGGATAAGATCATCGTGGATCCTGGTATCGGTTTTGGTAAGACGATTGCACATAATCTTGCTCTGTTGCGCGGGATCGCGGTTTTTCATGCGCTTGGCTGCCCGATCCTGCTGGGCGCATCACGCAAACGGTTTATCGGCACGATTGGCGGCGGGACAGATGCAACCGACCGGGTCAGTGGATCGGTTGCTGTGGCGCTGCATGCCGCACGGCAGGGGGTGCAATTCCTGCGTGTGCACGATACATTTGCCACCAAACAGGCATTGGACCTGGAATGGGCAATAGGGGCAGCAGAACAATATGACACGTAA
- a CDS encoding CPBP family intramembrane glutamic endopeptidase — translation MNLAQSILFFGLPGFVILVALYFGVPIATSLGIPLIVSWTAGLWLPIILLLCWVLVRHFRNPKSDEFKERFRLKKLQRGDWIAIAVAFVAVQVCEISLSRTGAIISEMWFFSTPSVIPELFDPGLDIEAGLSTFFAVPVEGNWWLLVFWLGWLVINIGGEELLWRGYALPLQERVFGGYAWLVNGLCWNLLVHAFMRWNFLTLMPVSLVIPYLVQHRKNTWIGIYLHGLGNALVLLILVPSIAGWI, via the coding sequence ATGAATCTTGCACAAAGCATACTCTTCTTCGGACTGCCGGGGTTTGTTATTCTGGTCGCTCTCTATTTCGGGGTACCGATTGCAACAAGTCTCGGCATCCCACTCATTGTCAGTTGGACGGCAGGGTTGTGGCTACCTATTATTCTGCTCCTGTGCTGGGTGCTCGTGCGCCACTTTCGAAACCCAAAGTCAGACGAATTCAAAGAAAGGTTTCGTCTAAAAAAATTGCAGCGAGGCGATTGGATTGCCATTGCCGTTGCTTTCGTCGCAGTGCAGGTGTGCGAAATCTCGCTTTCCAGAACTGGGGCGATTATTTCTGAGATGTGGTTCTTCTCGACACCCAGCGTTATCCCCGAATTGTTTGATCCCGGGCTCGATATTGAAGCCGGGTTGAGCACGTTTTTCGCAGTACCTGTGGAAGGGAACTGGTGGCTGCTTGTATTTTGGCTCGGTTGGCTGGTTATCAATATCGGCGGGGAGGAACTACTATGGAGAGGCTATGCCCTGCCGCTGCAAGAACGTGTATTTGGCGGTTACGCGTGGTTGGTAAACGGTCTATGTTGGAACCTTCTCGTCCACGCATTCATGCGCTGGAATTTCCTCACACTGATGCCCGTCAGCTTGGTAATTCCCTATCTGGTGCAACATCGAAAGAACACCTGGATCGGCATTTACCTTCATGGGCTCGGCAACGCGCTTGTGCTTTTGATCCTGGTTCCCAGTATCGCTGGATGGATCTAG